The following proteins come from a genomic window of Oricola thermophila:
- the rpoZ gene encoding DNA-directed RNA polymerase subunit omega produces MARVTVEDCIDKVDNRFDLVLLAAHRARQISQGAPITVDRDNDKNPVVALREIADQTLSPEDLKEDLIHSLQKHVEVDEPESEVVETAEAAEEGAPEAITFDSMSEEELLAGIEGLVPPEKSDDM; encoded by the coding sequence ATGGCTCGCGTTACCGTCGAAGATTGCATTGACAAGGTCGACAACCGTTTTGATCTCGTTCTGCTGGCCGCTCATCGTGCTCGCCAGATTTCGCAGGGTGCGCCGATTACGGTGGACCGGGACAACGACAAGAATCCGGTTGTTGCCCTGCGCGAGATAGCGGATCAGACTCTTTCGCCCGAGGATCTCAAGGAAGATCTGATTCATTCGCTGCAGAAGCACGTGGAGGTGGACGAGCCGGAGAGCGAGGTCGTGGAGACCGCGGAAGCCGCCGAAGAGGGCGCGCCGGAGGCGATCACCTTCGACAGCATGAGCGAGGAAGAACTCCTGGCCGGCATCGAAGGTCTTGTTCCGCCGGAGAAATCGGACGACATGTAA
- a CDS encoding RelA/SpoT family protein gives MMRQYELVERIQRYKPEVNEALLNKAYVYAMQKHGNQKRASGDPYFSHPLEVAAILTDMRLDESTVAVGLLHDTIEDTTATRREIEEMFGEDIGRLVEGLTKLKKLDLVSRRAAQAENLRKLLLAIADDVRVLLVKLADRLHNMRTLDFVPPHKRARIAEETMEIYAPLAGRMGMQDMREELEELAFRHINPEAHRTITDRLAELGEYNRETLADITETLKNLLVENGIDAEVYSRQKKPWSVFRKMESKALSFEQLSDVFGFRIIVDTEDDCYRALGVVHRKWNTVPGRFKDYISTPKQNDYRSIHTTIVGPSKQRVELQIRTHEMHYVAEYGVAAHAIYKDRALDAAANGRDEAAFAMSKDTNAYAWLRHTIESLSEGDNPEEFLENTKLELFQDQVFCFTPKGRLIALPRGATPVDFAYAVHTDIGNSCVGAKINGRIMPLVTRLQNGDEVEIVRSNAQTPPAAWENVVVTGKARSAIRRASRMAVRKQYAGLGHRILERAFERVGKEFSKDVLKQGLQRLGHKEIDDVLAAVGRGEIPSDDVVRAVYPDYQDARNSNVPTGAVEGDGWFNLTNATGMMFRIPGNTGPDDDQGAATRDAINKAVPIRGAASDIPVRFSPEGAVPGDRIVGISTPGKGITIYPIQSPALAAYDDQPERWIDVRWDLEGLERQRFSAQIIVTAINAPGSLAEIAKIIGDLDANIHTLSMVRTAPDFTEMVFNLEVWDLKHLNGVISRLRDAEAVSTVERASG, from the coding sequence ATGATGCGGCAATACGAGCTTGTCGAACGCATCCAGCGTTACAAGCCCGAAGTCAACGAGGCGCTCCTGAACAAGGCGTATGTCTACGCCATGCAGAAGCATGGCAACCAGAAGCGCGCCTCCGGCGACCCCTATTTCTCGCATCCTCTCGAGGTCGCCGCCATCCTCACGGACATGCGCCTTGACGAGAGCACGGTCGCCGTCGGCCTGCTGCACGACACCATCGAGGACACGACTGCCACGCGCCGCGAGATCGAGGAGATGTTCGGCGAGGACATAGGCCGTCTTGTCGAGGGGCTGACCAAGCTGAAGAAGCTGGATCTCGTGTCCCGGCGCGCGGCGCAGGCGGAGAACCTGCGCAAGCTGCTGCTCGCCATCGCCGACGATGTCCGCGTGCTCCTGGTCAAGCTTGCCGACCGGCTGCACAACATGCGGACGCTCGATTTCGTGCCGCCGCACAAGCGCGCGCGCATTGCCGAGGAGACGATGGAAATCTATGCGCCGCTCGCCGGCCGCATGGGCATGCAGGACATGCGCGAGGAGCTGGAGGAACTGGCCTTCCGGCACATCAATCCCGAGGCGCACCGCACGATCACCGATCGGCTGGCCGAGCTTGGCGAATACAACCGCGAGACCCTGGCGGACATCACCGAAACGCTCAAGAATCTGCTGGTGGAAAACGGCATCGATGCCGAGGTCTACAGCCGCCAGAAGAAGCCCTGGTCGGTCTTCCGCAAGATGGAATCGAAGGCGCTGTCCTTCGAGCAGCTGTCCGACGTCTTCGGATTCCGCATCATTGTCGACACGGAAGACGACTGCTACCGCGCGCTCGGTGTCGTCCACCGCAAGTGGAATACGGTGCCCGGGCGCTTCAAGGACTACATCTCGACGCCGAAGCAGAACGACTACCGTTCGATCCACACCACCATCGTCGGTCCGTCGAAACAGCGCGTCGAGCTGCAGATACGCACGCACGAGATGCACTATGTTGCCGAGTACGGCGTGGCCGCACATGCGATCTACAAGGACCGCGCGCTGGATGCGGCCGCGAATGGCCGCGACGAGGCGGCCTTCGCCATGTCGAAGGACACGAACGCCTATGCCTGGCTTCGCCACACGATCGAATCGCTGTCCGAGGGGGACAATCCCGAGGAATTCCTGGAGAACACGAAGCTCGAGCTGTTCCAGGACCAGGTTTTCTGTTTCACGCCGAAGGGACGCCTGATCGCGCTGCCAAGGGGCGCGACGCCGGTGGACTTCGCCTATGCGGTGCACACCGACATCGGCAACTCCTGCGTCGGCGCGAAGATCAACGGTCGCATCATGCCCCTGGTTACGCGGCTGCAGAACGGCGACGAGGTGGAGATCGTGCGTTCGAACGCGCAGACGCCTCCGGCGGCCTGGGAGAACGTGGTCGTGACCGGCAAGGCGCGTTCGGCGATCCGCCGCGCGTCGCGCATGGCGGTGCGAAAGCAATATGCGGGCCTCGGGCACCGTATCCTCGAACGGGCGTTCGAGCGCGTTGGCAAGGAGTTCTCGAAGGATGTCCTGAAACAGGGGTTGCAGCGGCTGGGGCACAAGGAGATCGACGATGTGCTGGCCGCCGTCGGCCGCGGCGAGATCCCGTCGGACGACGTGGTCCGCGCGGTCTATCCGGATTACCAGGACGCGCGCAATTCCAACGTTCCCACCGGCGCGGTAGAAGGGGACGGCTGGTTCAACCTGACCAACGCCACCGGGATGATGTTCCGCATTCCCGGCAATACCGGGCCGGATGATGACCAGGGTGCTGCGACCCGCGACGCTATCAACAAGGCGGTGCCGATCCGCGGGGCGGCGAGCGACATACCGGTGCGTTTCTCGCCCGAGGGCGCGGTGCCGGGTGACCGCATTGTCGGCATTTCGACGCCGGGAAAGGGGATCACGATCTATCCGATCCAGTCTCCCGCCCTGGCGGCCTACGACGACCAGCCCGAGCGCTGGATCGACGTTCGATGGGACCTGGAAGGTCTGGAACGGCAACGCTTTTCGGCGCAGATAATCGTGACCGCGATCAACGCTCCCGGCTCCCTTGCCGAGATCGCGAAGATCATCGGCGATCTCGATGCGAACATTCACACGCTTTCGATGGTCCGTACTGCGCCGGATTTCACGGAGATGGTATTCAATCTCGAAGTATGGGACCTGAAGCACCTGAACGGCGTCATATCGCGGCTGCGCGACGCCGAGGCGGTTTCGACCGTCGAGCGTGCGAGCGGATAG
- the dapA gene encoding 4-hydroxy-tetrahydrodipicolinate synthase, which translates to MIERSALCGSMTALVTPFDTPGGLDEEAFRALVDWQVTEGTKCLVPVGTTGESPTLTHDEHKRVIEVCIEAAAGRVPVIAGAGSNSTAEAVDLAKHAEKAGADAVLVVTPYYNKPNQRGLYEHFAAVAQAIDIPIIIYNIPPRSVIDMSPQTMGRLVADFPNIWGVKDATGKVERVSEQRMACGHDFIQLSGEDASALGFNAHGGVGCISVTANVAPRLCSEFQAACLSGNFAKALEYQDKLLPLHKALFIEAGVSGAKYALSRLGRVKNRLRSPMVPVEDSTAHAIDEAMRYAGLLN; encoded by the coding sequence ATGATTGAGCGTTCGGCACTGTGCGGTTCGATGACCGCGCTTGTTACTCCGTTCGATACCCCCGGTGGACTTGACGAGGAGGCATTCCGGGCCCTTGTGGATTGGCAGGTGACGGAGGGAACGAAATGCCTGGTTCCGGTGGGAACCACGGGCGAGTCGCCGACGCTGACCCATGATGAGCACAAGCGCGTTATCGAGGTTTGCATAGAGGCGGCAGCCGGGCGGGTGCCGGTGATTGCAGGTGCCGGGTCCAACAGCACTGCCGAGGCCGTGGATCTCGCGAAGCATGCCGAAAAGGCCGGCGCGGATGCCGTGCTGGTTGTCACGCCCTACTACAACAAGCCCAACCAGCGCGGGCTGTACGAGCATTTTGCCGCTGTCGCGCAGGCGATCGACATTCCGATCATCATATACAACATTCCGCCGCGCTCGGTGATCGACATGTCTCCGCAGACGATGGGCCGCCTTGTTGCCGACTTTCCGAATATCTGGGGCGTGAAGGACGCCACGGGCAAGGTGGAACGCGTGTCCGAACAGCGCATGGCATGCGGGCACGATTTCATTCAGCTGTCCGGCGAGGATGCCTCGGCGCTCGGATTCAACGCCCATGGCGGGGTCGGGTGCATTTCTGTCACGGCAAATGTTGCGCCGCGGCTGTGTTCGGAATTCCAGGCGGCTTGCCTTTCGGGGAATTTCGCCAAGGCGCTCGAATACCAGGACAAGCTTCTGCCGTTGCACAAGGCATTGTTCATCGAGGCCGGCGTGTCCGGCGCGAAATATGCCCTGTCGCGGTTGGGGCGGGTCAAGAACCGGCTCCGCTCGCCGATGGTTCCCGTGGAGGATTCAACCGCCCATGCGATAGACGAGGCGATGCGATACGCCGGTCTCTTGAACTGA
- a CDS encoding NYN domain-containing protein yields the protein MFDPREKIALFIDGANLYAAAKALGFDIDYRKLLAAFQSRGYLLRAYYYTALVEDQEYSSIRPLIDWLDYNGYKVVTKPAKEFTDSTGRRKIKGNMDIELTIDAMELADTVDHFVVFSGDGDFRSLVEALQRRGRKVSVVSTLATQPPMIADDLRRQADHFIDLKSLKDEIGRDPSERPVSRQAAPVDADVEDDDIDY from the coding sequence ATGTTTGATCCACGCGAAAAGATTGCTCTCTTTATCGATGGCGCCAACCTGTACGCAGCCGCGAAGGCCCTTGGCTTTGACATAGATTACAGAAAGTTGCTGGCGGCATTCCAGTCACGCGGCTATTTGTTGCGCGCCTATTACTACACAGCACTCGTGGAGGACCAGGAATACTCATCCATCCGGCCGCTTATAGATTGGCTTGACTACAACGGCTACAAGGTCGTCACCAAGCCAGCGAAGGAATTCACGGATTCAACGGGTCGCCGCAAGATAAAGGGAAACATGGATATCGAGCTGACGATCGACGCCATGGAACTTGCGGACACCGTGGACCATTTCGTCGTGTTTTCCGGCGACGGCGATTTTCGGTCGCTTGTCGAGGCATTGCAAAGGCGCGGCCGCAAGGTTTCCGTGGTTTCGACCCTTGCAACCCAACCGCCGATGATCGCCGACGACTTGCGCAGGCAAGCCGACCACTTCATCGACCTCAAGTCGCTAAAGGATGAAATCGGTCGGGATCCGTCCGAACGTCCGGTATCACGGCAAGCCGCACCCGTGGATGCCGATGTCGAAGACGACGATATCGACTATTGA
- a CDS encoding lytic transglycosylase domain-containing protein codes for MLITRLLGIVGASIAALLILFPNVSTGIGDESPEISEHPQTELRNQSPDRVRPPDEGQLPEIAPPTGRSETLERALAALDEGDAETLRRLRSALPEGSLDYDILAWAAARTGNGIADAEEIEKAMARLEGWPDMARLRANHEAALAREMPEPSELVAAYGDRLPATFTGAVSLARALHHLGQDEKAREILAPWWHDEPLTGTTELAVLAEFSRVLKKEDHGRRFLAMMYRDRIRSAQRIADRAGMEEFLAPWSAAIRKRADAPKLLEKAPDAFKETPHHLFARIKWLRRMERDDEAAKLLLESPVDEAELVDPDAWWVERRIVSRDAFERGDAETAYKIAAMQRGGSDATRVEAAFHAGWYALRGLKDAKKAAGHFAQIEKIAKGGISRARGAYWLGRAHEAMGSAEAESHFRRAAGYPITYYGQLARHRLDMPLDGLRRPSITQDDTQRVRENRAIAAMHRLEEIGQTERARQFALALGRTLDNTEEITHIVAHWERNEDRHIALRIAKAAEWRGVETGALTHPIGAIPPTPGIAPEERPLAYAIARQESEFNVTARSRANALGLMQLLPGTAREVARQAGIKYEPARLVSDGAYNARLGTAYLRKQLERFDGSFILTFVAYNAGPSRALEWIERFGDPRGKPLEDVVDWVEQIPFGETRSYVQRVMENLQVYKARLGEHPDIGHDLRFGARDRTP; via the coding sequence ATGTTAATCACCCGCCTGCTAGGGATTGTCGGAGCGAGTATAGCCGCCCTCCTAATATTGTTCCCGAACGTTTCGACAGGCATTGGCGACGAAAGTCCGGAAATTTCGGAACATCCGCAAACCGAGCTGCGCAACCAGTCCCCCGACCGCGTTCGACCACCTGACGAGGGGCAGCTTCCGGAGATCGCGCCGCCTACAGGACGGTCGGAGACGCTCGAACGGGCGCTGGCCGCGCTCGACGAAGGCGATGCAGAGACCCTGCGACGACTGCGAAGCGCACTGCCGGAAGGCTCGCTCGACTACGACATCCTGGCCTGGGCGGCCGCCCGCACCGGCAACGGCATAGCCGATGCGGAGGAAATCGAGAAAGCGATGGCGCGCCTGGAAGGCTGGCCCGACATGGCCCGGCTTCGCGCCAATCATGAAGCCGCGCTGGCGCGGGAAATGCCGGAGCCGTCGGAACTGGTCGCCGCCTATGGCGACCGCCTGCCGGCGACCTTCACCGGCGCCGTATCGCTGGCGCGCGCCCTGCATCACCTGGGACAGGACGAAAAGGCACGCGAGATACTCGCCCCCTGGTGGCATGACGAACCGCTGACCGGCACGACAGAACTGGCCGTTCTCGCCGAGTTTTCCCGGGTCCTGAAGAAGGAAGACCACGGCAGACGCTTCCTGGCGATGATGTATCGCGACCGGATCCGCTCTGCCCAGCGGATTGCAGATCGCGCCGGCATGGAAGAATTCCTGGCCCCGTGGTCGGCTGCAATCCGGAAGAGAGCCGATGCGCCGAAGTTGCTCGAGAAGGCACCCGACGCATTCAAGGAAACGCCCCATCACCTGTTCGCGCGGATCAAATGGCTTCGCAGGATGGAACGCGACGACGAGGCGGCAAAGCTACTCCTGGAATCGCCCGTCGACGAAGCCGAACTGGTCGACCCGGACGCATGGTGGGTCGAGAGGCGGATCGTCTCGCGCGACGCGTTCGAACGCGGCGATGCCGAAACGGCATACAAAATCGCCGCCATGCAGCGCGGAGGATCGGATGCGACCCGGGTGGAAGCGGCGTTTCACGCCGGATGGTATGCCTTGCGGGGCCTCAAGGATGCAAAAAAGGCGGCTGGGCACTTCGCGCAGATCGAGAAGATCGCCAAGGGCGGGATTTCCCGCGCCCGCGGCGCCTACTGGCTCGGACGGGCGCACGAGGCCATGGGATCGGCAGAAGCGGAAAGCCATTTCCGACGCGCAGCCGGTTACCCGATAACCTATTACGGGCAACTGGCGCGTCACCGGCTCGACATGCCTCTGGACGGGCTCAGGCGCCCGTCGATCACGCAGGACGACACGCAACGGGTTCGGGAGAACCGCGCGATCGCCGCCATGCACCGGCTCGAGGAAATCGGCCAGACAGAACGCGCCCGGCAGTTCGCGCTGGCACTGGGAAGGACACTCGATAACACCGAGGAAATCACGCATATCGTTGCCCACTGGGAACGCAACGAAGACCGCCATATTGCGCTTCGCATCGCCAAGGCCGCGGAATGGCGCGGCGTGGAGACGGGCGCACTGACGCATCCGATCGGCGCCATTCCCCCGACGCCCGGGATCGCTCCCGAAGAACGTCCACTCGCCTACGCGATCGCCCGCCAGGAAAGCGAATTCAACGTCACCGCGCGCTCGCGTGCGAATGCGCTGGGGCTGATGCAATTGCTGCCGGGCACCGCCCGGGAGGTCGCGCGGCAGGCGGGCATCAAATACGAGCCCGCCCGCCTCGTATCGGACGGTGCCTACAATGCGAGGCTCGGAACCGCATATCTTAGAAAGCAGCTGGAGCGTTTCGACGGCTCCTTCATCCTCACATTCGTCGCCTACAATGCCGGACCGAGCCGGGCGCTGGAATGGATAGAACGTTTCGGCGACCCGCGCGGCAAGCCGCTCGAGGACGTTGTCGACTGGGTGGAACAGATCCCCTTCGGTGAAACGCGCAGCTACGTGCAGCGCGTGATGGAAAACCTCCAAGTCTACAAGGCCCGGCTCGGCGAACATCCCGACATCGGGCACGACCTGCGGTTCGGAGCACGGGACCGAACGCCGTAA
- a CDS encoding alpha/beta fold hydrolase yields MSELGESVFFSAPDGLRLHAVDHGRGISDALPLVCLPGLSRNARDFAGFAEHFVTRAKPRRRVVCFDYRGRGLSEWDRNWKNYNVVTETEDLLAGMAALGITHAAIVGTSRGGLIAMTLAAMRPGIMRAVVLNDIGPVIEGDGLTQIRAVLSRAPKPSNWDEAIALQKATMAKHFPALTDQDWASETRAKYREVKGKIVPDHDPALVRTLTSIDLRDRLPTLWPQFMGLSSLPVLVLRGEHSNLLRHDTVQKMAKRHPDLRHVTIAGQGHAPLVHTAGIPELVEDFLKTRRR; encoded by the coding sequence ATGAGCGAACTCGGCGAAAGCGTCTTCTTTTCCGCGCCCGACGGACTGCGCCTTCACGCCGTCGACCACGGGCGCGGCATATCCGACGCGTTGCCGCTGGTATGCCTGCCCGGACTTAGCCGCAATGCCCGCGACTTCGCCGGATTCGCCGAGCATTTCGTGACGAGGGCGAAACCCAGACGACGGGTGGTCTGTTTCGACTATCGCGGGCGAGGCCTTTCGGAATGGGACAGGAACTGGAAGAACTACAATGTCGTGACGGAGACCGAAGACCTGCTTGCGGGCATGGCCGCTCTCGGCATCACCCATGCGGCCATCGTCGGAACATCGCGCGGCGGCCTGATAGCGATGACGCTGGCAGCCATGCGCCCGGGGATCATGCGGGCGGTGGTTCTCAACGACATAGGGCCGGTCATCGAAGGCGACGGCCTGACGCAAATCCGCGCGGTCCTCTCCCGCGCCCCGAAGCCGAGCAACTGGGACGAGGCCATTGCGCTGCAAAAGGCGACGATGGCGAAGCACTTTCCGGCCCTCACGGACCAGGACTGGGCATCAGAAACCCGCGCCAAGTACCGTGAAGTCAAGGGAAAGATCGTTCCCGATCACGATCCCGCGCTGGTTCGGACACTCACGTCCATAGACCTGCGCGACCGGCTGCCGACACTCTGGCCCCAGTTCATGGGGCTGTCCTCCCTGCCCGTCCTTGTCCTGCGCGGCGAACACTCGAACCTGTTGCGGCACGATACGGTGCAGAAAATGGCGAAACGCCACCCGGACCTGCGTCACGTCACGATCGCGGGACAGGGACATGCGCCGCTCGTACACACCGCGGGCATACCGGAACTGGTCGAGGACTTTCTGAAGACACGGCGGCGCTGA
- the smpB gene encoding SsrA-binding protein SmpB encodes MAVKKKKADPARKLVAENRRARFNYEIQDTVEAGLVLKGTEVKSLRNGEANIAESYVTEEDGEIWLINSYVPEYLEANRFNHEPRRRRKLLLHKREMARLAQAADREGMTLVPLKLYFNDRGRAKLEVAIARGKKLHDKRETEKKRDWSREKARLLRDRG; translated from the coding sequence ATGGCAGTAAAAAAGAAAAAGGCTGACCCGGCCCGAAAACTCGTCGCCGAGAACCGGCGGGCGCGGTTCAACTACGAGATCCAGGATACGGTCGAGGCGGGTCTCGTGCTCAAGGGCACGGAGGTCAAGTCTCTGCGAAACGGCGAAGCCAATATCGCGGAAAGCTATGTCACCGAGGAAGACGGTGAGATCTGGCTGATCAACTCCTATGTCCCCGAATACCTTGAGGCAAACCGCTTCAACCATGAACCGCGCAGGCGCAGGAAGCTGTTGCTGCACAAACGCGAGATGGCCAGGCTGGCGCAGGCTGCGGACCGTGAAGGCATGACGCTGGTACCGCTGAAGCTGTACTTCAATGATCGCGGCCGGGCAAAGCTCGAGGTCGCCATCGCCCGGGGCAAGAAATTGCACGACAAGCGCGAGACCGAAAAGAAGCGCGACTGGAGCCGCGAAAAGGCGCGGCTGTTGCGTGATCGGGGCTGA
- a CDS encoding uracil-DNA glycosylase has product MTSPDRADPDRDCALCPRLHDFIADCRQREPSWHNAPVSTWLPAEGPTEVSLLIVGLAPGLRGANRTGRPFTGDYAGELLYGTLKKFGFASGEFEARPDDSLQLKATAITNAVRCVPPENKPTAAEINTCRQFLKATIARFERLRVIVTLGKIAHDSTVRALNGRVAANPFKHGATTDIDGISIVSSYHCSRYNTNTGVLTPEMFETVFADVQRKLST; this is encoded by the coding sequence ATGACATCTCCCGACCGCGCCGATCCCGACCGGGATTGCGCACTATGCCCGCGCTTGCACGACTTCATTGCCGACTGCCGCCAACGCGAGCCGAGTTGGCACAACGCCCCGGTATCCACATGGCTCCCCGCCGAGGGCCCAACTGAAGTCAGCCTATTGATCGTCGGCCTCGCCCCCGGGCTGCGCGGGGCCAATCGCACGGGACGTCCGTTCACCGGCGATTACGCCGGCGAGCTTCTATACGGAACACTCAAGAAGTTCGGCTTCGCTAGCGGAGAGTTCGAGGCCCGTCCCGATGACAGCCTGCAGCTGAAAGCAACGGCAATTACCAATGCGGTGCGCTGCGTCCCGCCGGAAAACAAGCCGACGGCAGCCGAGATAAACACCTGTCGACAGTTCCTGAAAGCGACCATCGCGCGTTTCGAAAGGCTCAGGGTCATCGTCACGCTCGGCAAGATTGCGCACGATTCAACCGTGCGAGCATTGAACGGGCGCGTGGCAGCAAACCCGTTCAAGCACGGCGCCACCACGGACATAGACGGAATTTCGATCGTCTCCAGCTACCACTGCTCGCGCTACAACACGAATACCGGCGTGCTGACGCCGGAAATGTTCGAAACGGTATTTGCAGACGTGCAGCGGAAACTCTCGACCTGA